One part of the Marinilabiliales bacterium genome encodes these proteins:
- a CDS encoding gfo/Idh/MocA family oxidoreductase: MQSISRRKFIQTSLAGAAGLTMFPLVKSCKTPANDIIRLGIVGLGRQTMYLMAGFREIEGVQIVAGADVYGVKRQRFEQRMNDFYSNRGDNLKVATYEHYHQILNRDDIDGVIIASPDHWHGVMGVETCQAGKDIYMEKPLTFTIKEGVELVKAVRGNNIVLATGSQQRSDDVFKHAVKLVQEGALGRIEKIHAYVGGPPVPYDLPEEPLPDDLNWDLWLGPNPYVHYNHELNPPISLDPPRDETIWGAWRWYKEMGGGFTTDWGAHMFDIAHWAMGMDNSGPARIIPAGYGDYKFLTYEYADGWIMTEEPFDEAWTKGVKFIGTDGWIEVSRGHYVASDPSLYPDEDMRDDSVAYETGIPHLVNFIDSMRSRKDPVAPVEVGHRTCTTCTLGNIAYELMRPVEWNPATESFVNDPEAEKFYHRQYRAGYSL, encoded by the coding sequence ATGCAAAGTATCTCAAGAAGAAAATTCATCCAGACCTCTCTTGCAGGGGCAGCGGGACTGACAATGTTTCCGCTGGTCAAGAGCTGTAAAACACCGGCCAATGATATCATCAGGCTGGGGATTGTCGGTCTCGGAAGACAGACCATGTACCTGATGGCAGGCTTCCGTGAAATTGAAGGTGTTCAAATAGTTGCCGGTGCAGATGTGTACGGTGTCAAACGGCAGAGATTCGAACAGAGAATGAACGACTTTTATTCAAACAGAGGTGATAATCTGAAGGTGGCAACCTACGAGCACTATCACCAGATCCTCAACAGGGATGATATTGACGGGGTAATAATTGCCTCACCTGACCACTGGCATGGAGTGATGGGTGTCGAGACATGCCAGGCAGGCAAAGATATCTATATGGAAAAGCCCCTGACTTTTACCATAAAGGAGGGCGTTGAACTGGTAAAAGCAGTGAGGGGCAACAATATCGTGCTTGCAACAGGCAGCCAGCAGCGATCTGATGATGTATTCAAACATGCTGTGAAGCTTGTGCAGGAAGGAGCGCTTGGCAGGATTGAGAAGATCCATGCCTACGTAGGTGGCCCCCCGGTTCCGTACGATCTTCCCGAGGAGCCGCTGCCGGATGACCTTAACTGGGATCTCTGGCTGGGACCTAACCCCTACGTGCATTACAACCATGAGCTTAACCCGCCGATATCGCTTGATCCTCCCAGGGATGAAACAATCTGGGGAGCATGGAGATGGTACAAGGAGATGGGCGGTGGATTTACAACGGACTGGGGAGCACACATGTTCGACATTGCACATTGGGCAATGGGAATGGACAACAGCGGCCCGGCAAGAATAATACCTGCCGGCTACGGCGACTACAAATTCCTTACCTACGAGTATGCTGACGGCTGGATAATGACGGAGGAACCGTTCGACGAGGCATGGACCAAAGGTGTCAAGTTTATCGGCACTGACGGCTGGATCGAGGTGAGCCGCGGACATTATGTGGCATCTGACCCATCGCTGTATCCGGACGAAGATATGAGAGACGACTCAGTTGCATATGAGACCGGTATTCCGCACCTGGTCAATTTTATTGACAGCATGCGCAGCCGCAAGGATCCAGTTGCCCCGGTAGAGGTAGGACACAGGACCTGCACAACATGCACTCTTGGTAACATAGCATATGAGCTGATGCGTCCCGTGGAATGGAACCCGGCTACCGAATCGTTCGTCAATGATCCGGAAGCTGAAAAGTTCTACCACAGGCAGTACCGTGCCGGGTATTCACTGTAA
- a CDS encoding gfo/Idh/MocA family oxidoreductase, with translation MKTISRRRFITTSLAGAAGLSLFPLVKSCKVSPNDIIRLGFIGLGQQTMGLMRGFNTIPGVQVVAGADVYGIKRQRFEKLLNDHYSETGENVRVRTFENYQEMLEMRDIDGIVICTPDHWHALNTIDACNAGKDVYLEKPLTFTIKEGVEVVRAVRENNRVLAVGSQQRSDKFFHHAVVSARAGAIGKLDRVYAYVGDFPAPYDLPEQPLPADLNWDLWLGPNPYVHYNARLNPPISLDPPRNETYWAEWRYFKETGGGFITDWGAHNFDIAQWGLDEDDGGPVEIIPPGHNGAEYLTYVYANGVKVTNQPYDEAWTRGIKFWGEDGWIEVARGHYEASDPSLYPADEELAGHGGLPYETGVPHLEDFIMAMRNRRDPVVPVEVGHRTCTTCILGNIAHELGRPVKWDPVRQYFVDDPEAEKYYHREYREGWSL, from the coding sequence ATGAAAACCATTTCAAGAAGAAGATTTATCACGACTTCACTTGCCGGTGCTGCCGGATTGTCTCTCTTCCCGCTTGTTAAAAGCTGCAAAGTCTCTCCTAACGATATAATCAGACTGGGATTTATCGGTCTGGGACAGCAGACTATGGGACTTATGAGGGGATTCAATACAATTCCCGGAGTTCAGGTGGTGGCCGGAGCCGATGTTTACGGGATCAAACGGCAACGTTTTGAAAAGTTGCTGAATGATCACTACAGCGAAACAGGTGAGAACGTCAGGGTGAGGACATTTGAGAATTACCAGGAGATGCTGGAAATGAGAGATATTGACGGCATAGTCATCTGTACTCCCGACCACTGGCATGCTCTCAACACCATTGATGCCTGCAATGCAGGCAAGGACGTTTACCTTGAGAAGCCCCTCACTTTCACCATTAAAGAGGGTGTAGAGGTCGTCCGTGCCGTCAGGGAAAATAACCGCGTCCTTGCTGTGGGCAGTCAGCAGCGATCGGACAAATTTTTCCACCACGCGGTGGTCTCTGCGCGTGCCGGAGCGATCGGCAAACTTGACAGGGTCTATGCATATGTGGGAGATTTCCCGGCACCTTATGACCTGCCGGAACAACCTCTTCCCGCTGACCTGAACTGGGACCTCTGGCTGGGACCCAACCCTTATGTGCACTACAATGCAAGGCTTAACCCGCCGATCTCCCTTGATCCGCCAAGAAATGAAACATACTGGGCCGAATGGAGATACTTCAAGGAGACCGGTGGAGGCTTCATAACGGACTGGGGCGCCCATAATTTCGATATAGCACAGTGGGGACTGGACGAGGATGACGGCGGCCCTGTGGAGATAATACCTCCCGGGCATAACGGTGCAGAGTACCTTACATATGTTTACGCAAACGGGGTGAAGGTAACAAACCAGCCATATGATGAGGCTTGGACCAGGGGAATCAAATTCTGGGGAGAGGATGGCTGGATCGAAGTGGCACGTGGTCATTATGAGGCCTCTGATCCATCCCTGTACCCCGCTGATGAAGAGCTGGCAGGTCATGGAGGACTGCCCTACGAGACAGGCGTTCCGCACCTTGAGGATTTCATCATGGCAATGAGAAATCGCAGGGATCCAGTGGTCCCCGTAGAGGTCGGACACAGGACATGCACTACATGTATCCTGGGGAATATAGCTCATGAACTGGGAAGGCCCGTGAAATGGGATCCGGTAAGGCAGTACTTTGTAGATGACCCGGAAGCCGAAAAATACTACCACAGGGAATACCGGGAAGGCTGGAGCCTCTGA
- a CDS encoding carbohydrate kinase family protein, translating into MSSLYICLFLTTKSLQAMVRHGRTFRIHGTGCCLVDYLFHPVDLSGRALGKYISVSPGDGGLTVGGLVFTGELEKFSRKHYTELRDEITGRQGPVKVNVGGPSVVSLIHSAQMLHGTGAEVVFHGCRGNDSPGQYLEETVAKTPLSAIFRIKDDFTPFTDVLSDPGYNNGLGERMFINNMGAAGLFTPEDLDETFFHADIAAFGGTALVPGIHRSLDLLLERAVNNGAVTVVNTVYDFISEKNDPAGPWPVGSGTGCYRYIDMLIADREEALRHSGRETVDEAVRYFMDHGVGAVIVTCGADPVTFSADGSLAGYVETATLPVSEKVRSDICNNRLVKGDTTGCGDNFAGGVIASVARQMISAPGTELSLHEAVKFGIASGGYACYYLGGTLLESRPGEKLDKVTEIYDNYISRQDM; encoded by the coding sequence ATGAGCAGCCTGTACATCTGCTTGTTTCTGACTACAAAAAGCTTGCAAGCCATGGTTAGGCACGGCAGAACGTTCAGGATACACGGCACCGGTTGCTGCCTGGTTGATTACCTTTTTCATCCTGTGGACCTTTCGGGAAGAGCACTCGGGAAGTACATTTCAGTATCGCCGGGTGATGGAGGGTTGACGGTCGGGGGACTGGTCTTTACGGGGGAACTGGAAAAATTCAGCCGTAAGCATTACACCGAGCTGCGGGATGAAATAACCGGCAGGCAAGGCCCTGTGAAGGTCAATGTGGGTGGCCCATCTGTCGTGTCACTTATCCATTCCGCGCAGATGCTGCATGGAACCGGTGCAGAAGTGGTATTTCACGGTTGCAGGGGAAATGACAGTCCGGGCCAATACCTGGAAGAGACCGTCGCAAAGACTCCATTGTCAGCCATATTCAGGATCAAGGATGATTTCACCCCGTTTACTGACGTGTTATCCGACCCCGGATATAACAATGGTTTGGGTGAGCGTATGTTCATAAACAATATGGGTGCTGCAGGCCTTTTCACTCCGGAGGATCTTGATGAAACATTCTTTCATGCCGACATTGCAGCATTCGGTGGCACCGCCCTGGTTCCCGGAATACACCGTTCCCTCGACCTCCTTCTGGAAAGAGCAGTAAACAACGGGGCTGTTACTGTTGTTAATACCGTGTATGACTTTATCAGTGAGAAAAATGATCCGGCAGGTCCATGGCCTGTCGGTAGCGGTACAGGATGCTACAGGTATATCGACATGCTGATAGCCGACAGGGAGGAGGCCCTGAGGCACAGTGGCAGGGAGACGGTGGATGAGGCGGTCAGATACTTTATGGATCATGGGGTTGGGGCGGTCATTGTGACATGCGGAGCCGATCCGGTCACCTTCTCTGCCGACGGCAGTCTGGCCGGATATGTTGAAACCGCTACTCTTCCTGTCAGCGAAAAGGTCAGGTCAGATATCTGCAACAACCGTCTGGTTAAGGGTGATACAACAGGATGTGGCGACAATTTCGCCGGCGGGGTGATCGCATCAGTGGCCCGGCAGATGATCTCTGCACCCGGAACGGAATTATCATTGCATGAGGCAGTTAAATTCGGGATTGCCTCAGGGGGATATGCATGCTATTATCTCGGGGGCACTCTCCTGGAAAGCCGGCCGGGAGAAAAACTTGACAAAGTCACTGAGATTTACGATAATTATATCAGCCGTCAGGATATGTGA
- a CDS encoding peptidase domain-containing ABC transporter: MMGFPIYRQADAMDCGPACLRMVAAFHGKKYTLNTLRERSYLSREGVSMLGIAQAAESIGFRTMGVKLTPGKLVDEAPLPAIIHWTQGHFVVLYKVSGKKGRETFHVADPAGGKVRFSREEFLRCWASTSEEGEIKGLALLLEPGPDFYTAKDEGQDKTSFRFLFSYLTPYRKLIIQLFLGLILGSLLQLIFPFLTQSIVDHGIGNQNLSFIYLVLIAQLVLTLSRASVDFIRNWILLHIGVRVNISLISDFLVKLMRLPMKYFDTKLTGDLLQRIGDHRRIESFLTGTTLNILFSMINLVIFGLVLLYYNLLIFSVFLFGSILYGLWVYIFLRRRAELDHRRFAQMSAHQSNLIQLIQGMQEIKLQNCEQQKRWEWETIQARLFRIGIKGLSLRQYQRSGALVLNEVKNIVITVIAARAVVEGTMTLGMMLAVQYIIGQLNSPVEQLISFFNTTQDAKISLERLGEVHERGDEEDTEAAKVQEIPAAAEIGAEKLSFRYEGPGSEMVLNNISFSIPPGKQTAIVGTSGSGKTTLVKLLLGFYSPVKGEIKLGSNNLDLYSIREWRRNCGVVLQDGYIFSDTIAGNIAPGADNIDRQKLLEAARTANIDSFIESLPLGFNTRIGSEGHGLSQGQKQRILIARAVYKDPAYIFFDEATNALDANNEKVILGNLEKFYRGRTVIVVAHRLSTVKNADQIIVTEKGEIVEAGTHSELTRKKGAYYTLVKNQLEL; this comes from the coding sequence CTGATGGGATTTCCCATATACAGACAAGCTGATGCAATGGATTGCGGTCCTGCATGCCTTCGCATGGTGGCCGCTTTCCATGGAAAAAAATACACGCTGAATACCCTCAGGGAGCGCAGCTACCTTTCCAGGGAGGGTGTGAGCATGCTTGGCATTGCCCAGGCAGCTGAAAGCATAGGTTTCCGGACTATGGGTGTAAAGCTCACCCCCGGAAAACTGGTTGATGAGGCGCCTCTCCCTGCAATAATACACTGGACACAGGGCCATTTTGTAGTACTTTATAAAGTATCCGGCAAAAAAGGCAGGGAGACCTTTCATGTTGCCGACCCTGCCGGCGGAAAGGTGCGCTTCAGCCGCGAGGAGTTCCTGCGCTGCTGGGCATCCACCTCAGAAGAGGGAGAAATCAAGGGCCTTGCACTGCTGCTGGAACCGGGGCCTGACTTTTATACGGCAAAGGATGAAGGACAGGACAAGACAAGCTTCAGGTTCCTCTTCTCATACCTCACCCCTTACAGGAAACTGATTATCCAGCTTTTTCTTGGACTTATCCTGGGCAGCCTTCTTCAGCTTATATTCCCGTTCCTCACACAAAGCATTGTCGATCACGGTATAGGCAACCAGAACCTGAGTTTTATCTACCTGGTTCTCATAGCCCAGCTTGTCCTCACTCTCAGCAGGGCATCGGTCGATTTCATAAGAAACTGGATATTGCTCCATATCGGGGTCAGGGTGAATATTTCTCTTATATCGGACTTTCTTGTCAAACTGATGAGACTTCCGATGAAATATTTCGACACCAAGCTTACCGGCGACCTGCTGCAACGGATTGGCGACCACAGACGGATCGAATCATTCCTTACCGGCACCACGCTCAATATCCTCTTCTCAATGATCAACCTGGTGATATTCGGGCTGGTGCTGTTATATTACAACCTGCTCATCTTTTCTGTCTTCCTGTTCGGAAGTATTCTTTACGGCCTCTGGGTCTATATATTTCTCAGGAGAAGGGCCGAACTGGACCACAGGAGGTTTGCCCAGATGTCGGCTCACCAGAGCAACCTGATCCAGCTTATCCAGGGTATGCAGGAGATTAAACTCCAGAACTGCGAACAGCAGAAAAGATGGGAATGGGAAACAATACAGGCCCGTCTTTTCCGGATAGGTATTAAAGGGCTGTCGCTGAGGCAGTATCAGCGAAGCGGAGCGCTGGTGTTAAACGAGGTGAAGAATATCGTAATAACCGTCATAGCGGCACGGGCGGTGGTTGAAGGTACAATGACCCTCGGAATGATGCTGGCTGTCCAGTATATTATAGGCCAGCTCAACAGTCCCGTCGAACAGCTTATATCCTTCTTCAATACCACACAGGATGCAAAAATAAGCCTTGAAAGGCTTGGCGAGGTACATGAGCGGGGGGATGAAGAGGATACCGAAGCTGCTAAAGTGCAGGAGATACCTGCAGCAGCTGAAATTGGTGCTGAAAAGCTGTCGTTCAGGTATGAAGGACCGGGATCTGAGATGGTGCTGAATAATATATCATTCTCAATACCCCCGGGAAAACAGACTGCCATTGTAGGCACATCGGGAAGCGGCAAGACAACACTGGTAAAGCTGCTTCTCGGTTTTTACAGTCCTGTTAAAGGTGAAATAAAGCTTGGAAGCAATAATCTTGACCTCTACAGCATAAGAGAGTGGCGAAGGAACTGCGGTGTTGTGCTGCAGGACGGCTATATCTTCTCCGACACCATTGCAGGAAATATTGCCCCCGGGGCAGATAACATTGACAGGCAAAAACTTCTGGAGGCAGCAAGAACAGCAAATATCGACAGCTTTATTGAAAGTCTTCCCCTGGGCTTCAACACCAGGATAGGGAGTGAGGGTCACGGACTCAGCCAGGGACAGAAACAGAGAATTCTGATCGCAAGGGCCGTATATAAGGATCCTGCATATATCTTTTTTGACGAGGCAACCAATGCCCTCGATGCCAATAATGAAAAAGTGATCCTCGGCAATCTTGAAAAATTCTACCGGGGCAGGACAGTAATCGTAGTGGCCCACAGGCTGAGTACGGTAAAGAACGCCGACCAGATCATTGTAACAGAGAAGGGTGAGATTGTCGAAGCGGGTACACACAGCGAACTGACAAGGAAAAAGGGTGCATACTACACCCTTGTAAAAAACCAGCTTGAACTTTGA
- a CDS encoding D-lyxose/D-mannose family sugar isomerase: protein MRRSEINRIICNAKNFLGERNFCLPPWAYWGPDQWSGTRGDTDEIISNMLGWDITDFGSGNFSLCGLVLFTLRNGNPSRDEKPYAEKIMIVEEGQETPMHFHWSKMEDIINRGGGNLVIELWNSDSEGRLSGSKVVVRTDGVRRELDPGGSVILSPGESICLRQGMYHRFYGETGSGRVLVGEVSTVNDDTADNRFYAEAGRFPGIEEDEQPVHLLVSDYKKLASHG from the coding sequence ATGAGAAGAAGTGAGATAAACAGGATAATCTGCAATGCAAAGAATTTCCTCGGTGAACGGAACTTCTGTTTGCCCCCCTGGGCCTACTGGGGACCCGATCAGTGGTCCGGCACACGGGGTGATACTGATGAGATCATCAGCAACATGCTGGGATGGGATATAACCGATTTCGGTTCCGGGAACTTCAGCCTTTGCGGATTGGTTCTTTTCACCCTGCGTAATGGCAATCCATCCAGGGATGAAAAACCCTATGCCGAAAAGATAATGATCGTTGAGGAGGGCCAGGAAACCCCTATGCACTTTCACTGGTCAAAGATGGAAGACATCATCAACCGGGGCGGCGGCAATCTTGTAATTGAGCTTTGGAACTCTGACAGTGAGGGCCGGTTGTCCGGATCAAAGGTGGTTGTCAGGACCGACGGTGTAAGGCGCGAACTTGATCCCGGAGGCAGTGTTATCCTTTCCCCCGGTGAAAGCATTTGCCTCAGACAGGGAATGTATCACAGGTTCTATGGTGAGACTGGAAGCGGCAGGGTTCTGGTGGGAGAGGTAAGCACGGTTAATGATGATACTGCCGACAACCGGTTTTACGCTGAAGCGGGGAGGTTCCCCGGCATAGAGGAAGATGAGCAGCCTGTACATCTGCTTGTTTCTGACTACAAAAAGCTTGCAAGCCATGGTTAG
- a CDS encoding HlyD family efflux transporter periplasmic adaptor subunit gives MDSETGSRKPEKVSSEINLRSEEVGEILGRPPGWIVRWGTGVAFAVILVIITGSGFFRYPDIVRAPVVITQENPPSVLTARVTGKPEAIFRTDGSVVRMGDTLAVIENPARYHDIFRLGGFLAAINQAIRPGGYIPGVSLPAELVLGEVQPSYNLFAEALNDYKVFIAQDFYESRIAALQRELEEYNRYRENLGRQKILAVRDLEIGTTQFRRDSLLFESGIIPASEYEQAQALLLSRQKTVENAELALYDAGITIARLERSIADTRLEKDERQQKLFTGLVNSFRQLESSLAYWENRYLIKAPTAGTLNYLSVWSSLQELREGDPVFSIVPDEMGELHARVIIPFRRAGKVKPGQRVNIRLDGYPYMEFGMVEGRIRSVSGGPVEQGFPAVIELSRGTVTSFGYQLEITRELPGTAEISTDELSLLERLVSPVRHLLRNHLITSGNN, from the coding sequence ATGGATAGCGAAACCGGAAGCCGGAAACCTGAGAAGGTAAGCAGCGAGATAAACCTGAGATCTGAAGAGGTTGGCGAGATTCTGGGGAGACCACCTGGATGGATCGTAAGATGGGGGACCGGCGTGGCCTTTGCAGTCATACTGGTTATTATTACCGGCAGTGGCTTCTTCAGGTACCCTGACATAGTGAGGGCCCCGGTTGTAATAACCCAGGAGAACCCGCCATCAGTGCTGACAGCCAGGGTGACCGGAAAACCTGAGGCCATATTCAGGACTGACGGGTCTGTGGTCAGGATGGGCGATACCCTGGCAGTGATAGAGAACCCGGCACGTTATCATGACATATTCAGGCTGGGAGGGTTCCTTGCTGCAATAAACCAGGCAATCCGCCCCGGAGGATATATACCGGGGGTATCGCTGCCGGCTGAACTGGTGCTGGGGGAGGTCCAGCCCTCCTACAACCTGTTTGCCGAGGCCCTGAACGACTACAAGGTCTTTATTGCGCAGGACTTTTATGAAAGCAGGATAGCAGCGCTGCAACGGGAGCTGGAGGAATATAACAGGTACAGGGAGAACCTCGGCAGGCAAAAGATACTTGCTGTACGCGACCTTGAGATCGGAACAACTCAGTTCAGGCGGGACTCCCTGCTTTTCGAATCTGGCATAATCCCGGCCTCGGAGTATGAGCAGGCCCAGGCACTTCTTCTGAGCAGGCAAAAAACAGTTGAAAATGCAGAGCTGGCACTTTACGATGCCGGTATTACAATAGCCAGGCTTGAAAGGAGCATTGCCGACACCCGGCTTGAGAAGGATGAACGGCAGCAGAAGCTGTTCACCGGACTGGTAAACTCGTTTCGTCAGCTTGAAAGCTCCCTTGCATACTGGGAAAACAGGTACCTTATCAAAGCCCCCACGGCAGGTACGCTGAATTACCTGTCGGTCTGGAGCAGCCTGCAGGAGCTGCGTGAAGGCGACCCGGTCTTCTCCATAGTACCCGACGAGATGGGCGAACTGCATGCCCGGGTGATCATACCATTCAGAAGGGCCGGGAAGGTAAAACCGGGTCAGAGGGTCAATATCAGGCTTGACGGTTATCCCTATATGGAGTTCGGCATGGTGGAAGGAAGGATACGGTCTGTCTCGGGCGGACCGGTAGAGCAGGGATTCCCTGCGGTAATTGAGCTTTCGCGGGGGACCGTCACATCATTCGGGTATCAGCTTGAGATAACAAGGGAGCTGCCCGGCACTGCCGAAATATCAACCGACGAGCTGAGCCTTTTGGAAAGGCTGGTAAGTCCGGTCAGGCACCTGCTGAGGAACCACCTTATAACCAGCGGAAATAATTAG